From Deltaproteobacteria bacterium:
TGCTCGGAACGGTACCCAAAAATATTGTTTGTTTTCATGCATTTGTCTTGAAGTTGTACTATGTTCATCGTGTTGTGTGGTTAAGGTGTATAATGGCTTCAACAGCAAGAGGAACAGTATGGCGTCACGTGGAATTTATACCAAGCTTGAGCGTTGGTTTACCGAAGTAGCGGTGAAGCGTGGGTTAATATCCAGTGCCGAAGTGCATGGTGCCATCGAAGAGCAGGTGAATAGCCGCCAAAAGGAAGGGCGAACACCGCATATCTGGGAAATCTTGTTAATTCAGGACAAGCTCAGAGCTGAAGCCGTTGATGATATACTTGCCGGATTGGGTAAAAATACTGAAGATTCTGGCGAGCACGGCGGGTTTAATCTGCTGGGCCGTGTTTTGGTTGAGGTTGGATATGCCGAGCCAAGCGATATTCATGAGGCATTGGCCCTCCAGGCTCAAGAAAGAGCCGACGGGCAATGGCGCTTGCTTGGTCAGATTCTTATTTCAATGAAGGTATTGCGAGAGCCCGACTTACAAGAGGCCATTGCCATTCTAGAACGGCGACGAAAACCGGCTCCGCCAAAAGAGTAACTCCCGCCCGCACCTCGCAGCAGACAGCCCATACCTTACTGTTTTCCATAAACGCTTCTTTAAGCTCTTCTCGATGCGGCGCCGTCAATATCATCTCGTATATTGATGAATGCTACGATGTCCTTGTTCTTAAAATCTTTGTTTTATTGAAGATGTACGGGCATTCTCTACGAAGTAATCTATGCAGTTTTTACGCTGCGGACTTCGTTTAGATAGAAGGGATTTTAGAGCTGAGTGCCTCGGCTCACTGGAGTATGTGCTCCAAAGAAGGCTGGGAACGGTAGGGTCGAGGCTACGTCATGTTGAATGCTGCGCAGGGCCGTCTTGAGTTGAGCGCGTTTGTTTAGTCCGGCAGCAAATTGCTGAAGGTCTCTCAATCCTCGGTCAAACAACCACCAAGCCCTCTTGGCTGTTGGGACCTTGAGGGCAAAGTCAGCTCTCACTCTTGGACTCGGGCGAAGGTGACTTCCTACCTGAAACCAAAATGGGGAAACCTTCAAACAGCGGGTTCCGATGGTGGGCTGATTATTGCTAAAGCCGCCATCGATACAGGGACGATTTCGGAAAGGGTGTGTCCGCTGAGCCGCGTGCGGGAGAAAGCATGAGGCGGTGAGTGCATCGGCTAAATCGGCTTGGCTATCGAATTGAGTCACGACCATCGACTGAGCGGGGCGAGTGGATGTAACTGAAATGGCGATGCGACCTGTTGAGCGCTCAAACGTCTCCGGGGTTACGAACCTGCGGCAGAATTCTTGAGCAACCTCGTATGCCCATGCGGGTCGTAGGATGCGACCAGCCCCATAGGCACCGGTGATTTCAATCATTTGTGCCGCTACATCTCTAGCGTCGAGTCCGCCGGCCAGAGCAACACTCAACCCAGCTCCCGCAGAAGCTCCCGCGAAGGAGAGTTCTTCGATTAATCCTGCTTCTTGGAGCCCGAAACCAACGCCGGTTTGATAGAAGTTGAGGGCACCGCAACCCGAGAAAGAGACACCGTCGAACTTCGTTAGATGAGATGGCTGCACAAGGACCTTTCCGTTTATACTTTTCCGCAAGGTTCGTATGACAACTCCTTATTTCAAGAGCCAGCATCGAGAAAGAAAACCCATTTATTTCAGCAAGGTAGAGGTCTGTGTGGTGGGTTTGAAGAGGCAGCCTCTTCGGGCCTGGGCGAATCCTCAATATTAAACTAGAGGGCTCCTGGGTCCTATGCGTAGACGCCTAACGGCATGTGCAGGCACATGCTGGCTCGCATCTGCAAGCGTATCGAAGAAGAGTTCTTTAAAGCATGCTGTTAACTGGGTGTTGAGTACGCCGATAGATTTGGTCGTTGCAGTGGTAATTTGCGTCTGATTTCTCTAGGGTCGCCGAGACGGAGGTATAAGTCATGGCAAAAGTAGACAAAGAGTTTGATGTTGTATTGTGGGGAGCCACAGGTTTCACCGGTGAATTGGTCGCTGAGTACTTACTCGCCCAGTACGGTGTCGATGGAGGCTTGCGGTGGGCACTTGCCGGGCGAAACCAAGGAAAGCTCGATGCACTTAAGGGCAGGCTGGTCGCGCGGGATGGGCAGGCTTCTGGCTTACCGACGCTCCTAGCCGACAGTCATGATTTAGTATCGCTTAAGGCGATGGCCAGCCGCACCCAGGTGGTTTGTACCACTGTTGGCCCGTATCTGGCTTACGGTCTGGATTTGGTTGAAGCGTGTATCGATGAAGGCGCACACTATTGTGACCTTACTGGCGAGACGCCTTTCATTCGAAAAGTCATGGACAAATGGCACGACAAAGCAGAAGCCGCTGGTGTGAAGATTGTGACCAGCTGCGGATTTGATTCGATTCCATCCGATCTAGGTTGTTTGGTGGTTCAGGAGCATGCCATCGCTGCGCATGAGCGACCGCTTGATTCAGTGAAGTACTACTTGGGTAAAACCCGTGGAGGCATGAGTGGAGGAACCATTGCGAGTATGCTCGGGATTATCGAGCAGGCATCCGATCCTGAACTCCGCCGTGTACTGATCGACGCCTATGCGCTTAATCCCAAGGGAGCTGCGCGCGGACCCGATAAATATGACCAGCAAGATGTTCGTTGGGATGACGATATCAATGGCTGGACTGGCCCTTTCGTGATGGCGGGTATCAATACAAGAATCGTACGGAGGTCGAATGCTCTTCTGGGCTTTCGGTACGGTGAGCAGTTTAGCTACAACGAAGTTCAAAGCTTTCCAAAAGGAAAGAAGGGCAAGAAGATGGCGTCACGCATGCGTCTTGGCATCGGGCTCTTTTTAGGGCTTGCAGCTCTCGCGCCTACACGTTGGTTGTTAAAGAAAACGGTATTGCCGGCT
This genomic window contains:
- a CDS encoding saccharopine dehydrogenase, whose product is MAKVDKEFDVVLWGATGFTGELVAEYLLAQYGVDGGLRWALAGRNQGKLDALKGRLVARDGQASGLPTLLADSHDLVSLKAMASRTQVVCTTVGPYLAYGLDLVEACIDEGAHYCDLTGETPFIRKVMDKWHDKAEAAGVKIVTSCGFDSIPSDLGCLVVQEHAIAAHERPLDSVKYYLGKTRGGMSGGTIASMLGIIEQASDPELRRVLIDAYALNPKGAARGPDKYDQQDVRWDDDINGWTGPFVMAGINTRIVRRSNALLGFRYGEQFSYNEVQSFPKGKKGKKMASRMRLGIGLFLGLAALAPTRWLLKKTVLPAPGTGPTREERENGCFYVTFVGKGSNAKGEDVSVKGEVTSDLDPGYAGTARMLAEAAVCLAKDEDLPDSAGILTPSVAMGMPLVERLRAKGMTFSAA